The sequence ATAGAAATATCGCTAATGTGATTGAATTTTTTTAATAACAAACTCTAATATGTTTGTGAAAAATAATTTGGAAAAAGTTCTTTTTTTTGAAGAATATAAAATGCTCCTAGGACCATCGAACATGATCTAAATGTTCTCCACCGATATAATCTGAAGAAGTTCTAGACCATGTTGGCTAGATAGCTCTACGAAGCTAGACCATTTGTTTATTACTAAAACCGAAACCTAGAATTTGTATTTCCATCTCCACATGCTTTGAGATGGGTGAGCCACTTTTATGCAATTTACAACTCAATGCATATACGGTTTGTATAACTCTACAAATGCAAGTACATCCATGTTGGGCCCACCCGAACTCACTGAATATTTGTATGACTATTTAGGAATGATATTTACAAACTTTTCTGAAATATTCAAATGTTTGATGACTGAATGAAAGGTTCTTTAAATTGATTTGAATATGATTAAACTAAATTTGTGTGAGTAATCATGGGTTTTATGTCTTCACTACCCTGaataaataaataattccgaaAGTCATTAAAATATGACTAAATTGGATAATTAAAATTTGTACGATTAGTTACAAAATAGGTCTATAAAAGGTTGGAACACTGAAATGTCACGAAAATAACTCAGAATCGAAATGATGAATTTCTCAAATATAATTGGAataactgaaaatatttattaaaaTTAAACTTAAAAATTTCTATTTTCCAAAATTTAAAAACTGTCAGGACTGCTATGATTTTTTGTGAGATTGGGATTCAACACCAAAGATGATCTGAGTTGGCTCTTCTCCTGTAGGAGAAGAAACTTGAATATTTCTTCATAATTAAATGCCAAACCTAGAATTTGTATGTGCCATCCGCACATGCCATGAGGTTGGTAATCAAATTTTATTAAATTTGCAACACATGCATATATAATTTCAATTACTATGCAAATATAACTACATGCATGTGGGCCTCACCTCGACTTTGTCAAATATTCCATGAATACTTAAGGATGATATTTGCAAACTTTTCTCACATATTGAAATGTTTGTTAACTATAACAATTTTTATTAAACTTGTTTATATACAAGTAATACATTTGAATTTGTGAGTATTCATGTGTTATATTTGTAGAACATAGTAAATAATATTTTTAAATCGGCCAAAAGTTGATTAAAATCATTATAATTTGTGTGATTATTTGCAAAACATATTTATATCAGAAAAGTTGGAACAATAAATGTCACAAGGATAACTTAGAATCAAAACAATGACTTTTGGAATGTCATTGAAATAATTGAACAATGTTACATTACGGTCAATATATTGTTTGTATTACTCTGCAAAATTGAGTCAGTATTTATGCAAAATATTTTTTAGTgatatttgcaaacattttttcagACAATGAAATGTTTGGTTAATGAATGAAATGTTTCTTATATTGATTTAATACTTAATGAATAATTTAAATTAGTGTGATTATTCATGTATTGCATTTGTGTACTTTTCCGGAACAATAATATACTTTTGAAACTAATTGAAATATGACTAGAATATTCAAATTTTGTGTGATTATTTAAATTATATGCTTATAAAAATTTAGAAAACAATGTCACTGGAATTAATCCAATCGAAACAATGACCTTTTAAATGTTGTTTAAATAACTGAACAACTTCGAATAAAAATCCAAAATATTTGGGAATGTATTTAGTAACaatttctttttccaaattttagaAAAATTGGTGGGATCGGTCGGATTTTTGTGACACATTTGTTTGCCATCATAGATATCCCGAATTGGCTCTCCACAGGTTGAAGAATTCACTGCCCTTGCTGGCTAGTTGGCTTTTAGAAGCTAGAATATTTATTTAGTACTAAATGCTTAAATTTTATCTACCATCCACAAAGGCTTTGAGAATGCTGAGctacttttataaagtttaaaataCAATGCCTATATTTGTGTTACTCTGAGAATAAAAGTACATGCTTGTTTACCCCACCTATATTTGTTACTAATAAACTATGTGAATATTTACTAATGATATTTGCAGCCTTTCATGAAACCATGTAATGTTGGGTTGCTCAATGGAATTTATTTTCTTAAATTGACTTAAATACGAGTAAAATGATTGAAATTCGTGTGTGCATTCATGTATTatatatttgatttttttaaacaatGATTTTTAAACTGAATGTAAAATGCCTAAAATGATTGAAATGTGTGTGATTTGTACAAAATATATTTATACAGAAGTTGGATCACTGAAAATGGTACTTAAATAACTTGAAAATAAAAAGAAATTGAAAATTTTATAGTTCAAACAAACAACACTAATATGTGTGTGTGATTTAATTTGAAaacaatataatttttttaaaaaaattaaagatTTTCTGGGTACTTAGTCATTTTTCTGAAAATATCGTTTCGCCAGCAAGGATGATCCGAATTAGCGATCCTACGCTAGGAGAATATCTGGCCCATGCTGGCTAGCTGCCTCGGAGAAGCTAGAATGCTTGTTTAGTACTAGGCGCAAAATGAAAAATTTTATTTGCTATCCACAAATGCTTTGAGATTGGTGAGCTATTTTATTGAATTTATAGGATAATGCATATATGTAGTTTGCCTTACTCTTCAAATATGAAGACATGAATGTGGGCCCCGCTTGCACTTGTTCAAAATTTTGTGTGAATATTTACGAATGGTATTTGCAACCTTTTTCTGAAACATTGAAATGATTGCTAACTATAAGAAATGGTTATTAAATTGATTTAAATATGAGTAGAATATATCAAATTGTGTAAGCAATAACACATTATAGTTCTGGATTTTTTTGAAACAATTTAATATTTTTGAAGGTGATTGAAGTATACTTGGAATAATCAAAATTTGTGGAATTATTAACAAAACATATTTTAAAAAATTGGGAACGCGGAAATTTCACTCACAATGACTTTTGAAATGTCGTTGAAATAATTGATTTTTAAATTAAAGACTATGAAATGTTTGTGAAAAATAAGTTGAAAATATCTCATTTTTTACAAACAAAAAATATTTGGGGGAGGTTAAATATATTCTAAAATACATGTAGAAACAGATAAAGGAATCCAAAATTGATGTGAAATACTAGGTGGTGTATTGCCTCACCTGGTGAGCTGGAGCCACCTGATTGATCAAGCCCATTCCACCACATAGCGAAGCCAATAGAAAACGATTTTGCGACCAAACCGAGCCAAGGAAGGCCAGAACGGTAAAATCATATGGGGTCCGAACAAACTCACATACTTTGCATACATAACTGCTACTAGTACAAAGACTACAGCCCCTAAAAAAGTAAAAAGACTACAAGAGTAAATCCTCGAAATTGACATGACACAGTCTATAATTTTGTCATCTTTTTATCTTCTGGATTTTGACCAGGGAATTGAATTACTAAGATAAGATTAAGATATACTAAttattccagtttttttgtttGCCAGATACTAATAACTCTAGTTTCCTTTGTTTGCAAGATACAGATAACTCTAGTTGACAGGCCGTCTAGCTACTCAGATAAAATTAAGATATACTACCTCCGTCTtagtttattggtcctcattgtaatgcatgtcacaaaaaataatATCATTAGAAACTATGTTCAGATGCGAAtgcaatgatataatttttgttgacatgcattaacattttgttagttaaatatttgatcaaaatttgacacaacttacaaaggggaccaataaaccaagacggaggtagtatatACTACTACCTCCATTCACTTTTGTAAAATCGTTTAGATATTTAAGACAACACTCAAAACAGTTTAATTTCAGCTGTCtaaaaggtcttataaaagtgaacagggGGAGTGGCTAAGATTGGTAGAAGCGAGATTAAGATTGGCTAAGGTCAGGTCCTGAGAGGGTTGTCAGGCATACCCATGGCACCATCCATCTACATATCGAGCAGTTTCACAGATTAGTTAGGACTGGATGGATGGATCAGAGTACGCATAGCTTTGCGCTGTAGATAACTAGTCCCACTACCACTTGGCTACACGTTTTGCGTGCCTCGACGGACGGCGAGTTGAACTATCAATGCGTATATTCAAGTCACTGGAGAGGTACTACGGGAGGCAGGCAGCTCAGCTAGGTCATAACAGCTAGTAGCTGCGAGGAAGCAAAAGCTAGCTACGACGTACCCTCCCTGATTGGACGGGCGGCCGGTCTAGCATTTTGGACCGTCCGCTCGGGGCCTCCGCTCGGCCATGCGCAGCACTGGTATGTACTGTACCCCACGTATATACACATGCTCCATCGCGATGGATGACAGAGTTAACTGCGGTAAAACAAACACGTGTACTCCTGTTGGTAGTGTACCATTCATCACGAACTCCTGCTCCCTTGCGCCAtgatatatacccatccacccgtCTGCCCTGCCGGCACCCGCCTTGAAGCTTCCTTGTTAGAACAAGTCGCCGCAGGCAGTCCACAGTCCACACGCGAGAGCGCGCACGGCACCACACAACTGTTCTCCTTCCTTGCCACACCCGGTACGTACGGCAATCGGCAGCTAACCTAGCTAGGAGGCATGcagggcggcggtggctgcgggaTGGGGgagaccgcggcggcggcggtgccggcCAAGAACCACAGCGGCGGTGTTGGTGAGGGCGCCGGCGTGGAGGTGGAGGAGGGGCCTCGTTTCCGGCGGGTGTGCGTGTTCTGCGGGAGCAGCTCCGGGAAGCGCAGCAGCTACCGCGACGCCGCCGTCGAGCTCGCCAAGGAGCTGGTACGTTGCCGATCAAGTTAATTACACACGTTTTTTGtactatcatgtttagttagttaGTTAAGCATGTCGAGCATGCGTGTGTGGTAGCAGGTTGCTCGTGGGATGGATCTGGTGTACGGCGGGGGCAGCCTGGGGCTCATGGGGGAGGTCTCAGAGGCCGTCCACAAGGGCGGCGGCCACGTCATCGGGTGAGTCGATCCGTGCATATACGCATCCTCTTGCATTATTGGACACATCGTCTGCTTTTTTTCTCTCTTATTCTACTCGAACTACTGTAGCCACCTTTCTGTGGACACTGAAGTTTCTCCAACTGGCCTAATTAACAGTATCCATGTCCAATTAAGTTGCTCACGGCTGTCACGTTCTGCTTTTCTTTGATGTGCAGCGTCATACCTACCACTCTCATGGGCAAGGAGGTACGTACGAGATCACCGGGGCTTGTGCTAATGTACTGTACTAAAACAAACTACTAATTGATACTACATGCAAAGTGGAACAGATCACCGGGGAGACggtgggggaggtggtggcggtgtcAGGGATGCACGAGCGGAAGGCGGCCATGGCGCGCAACGCCGACGCCTTCATCGCACTGCCCGGCGGCTACGGCACCCTGGACGAGCTGCTCGAGGTCATCACCTGGGCGCAGCTCGGCATCCACACCAAACCAGTTAAGTTATTCATCAGCTAACAGGTCCTGGCTGCTCTAGTTAGCTTGCTGATGGCGGACGGGTCACGGATGGGTGCAGGTGGGGCTGCTGAACGTGGATGGGTACTACGACTTCCTGCTGGCCTTCATcgacaaggcggtggacgacggcttcATCCGACCATCCCAGCGCCACATCTTCGTCAGCGCGCCCGACGCCAGGGACCTCGTCCACAAGCTCGAGGTACTGTAAAAACTAACTGACCACGCACCTTCCTTCGTGCTGTCAACTTCTTGCATGAATGCCTAGCTTGGTCCGTCCGGTCCATTGCATGCATGCACCTCCCAATCCCCATCCCCAAAAGAAAACGAGCGCGACTTGTCTGGCCTGGGTCTCCGTCGTCTCCGTGTGCACGAGGGCATCTCCGAGCTTCTTCCCAGCTCCGGGCGCCTACTACTAGCTACTTCTACTCTCTTTTTGTTTGCGGGTAGAAAAAAAAAGCTACTTCTACTCTCTGTTTAGTCGTGCTAGCTTTGCTAGCTCCACGTGTCGAGTTGAGACTTGAGAGTTCAACTATCTTTCTTCATCAGTTTAGTTCGCGTGCTGACCAAAAGTTGCCATGCTTGCTCGGTGTGTTGTACTCTGGCAGGCCTGGTCTTCGTTTTGCTTAGGTAGAAAAATCGATTGAGTTAGCTAGTAGGCATCCTTTCATAATTTTGATTCAGAATAGTTGATTGATCTTAATAGATTTTTTGATGTGATTAACTGATAATGATTGAGGCGTGCCGCGTGCATGCGTGCAGGAGTacgcggcggtggaggaggaggacccggCGGCGCCCAAGCTGCGGTGGGAGATCGGGCAGGTCGGCTACAACGCCACGCTCCACGCAGGGATCGCCCGCTGATGGATGGACGCTTGCTCCCACTACTACTGTACGGGACCAAttggttactggcccactccgctagtggttaattaattaatttactaGTACCATCACACGTACTACGCCATGCATTCATGGCCATGGATGTAGTACGGACGGGACGGAGGAACGGATATTCCACTTTGGTGTGCATGCATAGCATGCATTCGCGCGTGTTAAGCTTCCAGCACGTTCCAGTTTGTGCCTGCTAATTACTAGTAGTCCTGTTGGCTGCTCAGTTGACTCCTGTTGACTCACGCACGGAAGTGTGTAATACTGCTGTATCTATTTTGATGATGTGTAGCTGGCTGGAACAGTGGTGTGTATGGTGCATGCCATAATTAATCATCGTCAAGTATATTTTGTCTAGATTATTTGAGCGGTGAGTTCTTTCCCTCTTTAAACATCGAGTGGCATGACTGTCACTGTCCGGACAGAAAGAAACACCGGACCTGGCAAAGCTAGCGCAAACGTCCGGGCACGCGGGCACCTTCCATACCCGGGGGCGGACCGGACAAACCCGGACGCTGCTGCCACATTGGACCGGCCCAGGTTGGCCCACTTCGCCCTGACCACTGTCCCCACAAATACCACACCTTGACGGCAAACGCTAGTCAAACCTCACTCTCTCGTCCTCTCGGCTACACTGCCATCTCCTGCCCTTTCTCTTCCCTCCCCTCCGCCATGGCCGGGAACGAATCCGGCAGTGAGTCTGACATCGACTGGATGACGCTCACCAGGGAGGACTCGAGCTTTCCTGCATCGGATGACGACGAGCTCACGCTCCGCATTGCCCTCTGCCGCTCGCGGATCgacatggcgcgggagctccttctCGACCGCGTCGCCGACAACTCTGGTGGGCAGCTGTAGCTTCGCTCCGGCTCATAGCTAGCTGCACCACACGGTCCGGTCCCGCTCCTGTCAGGAGGCAAGCGATCGATAGAGCCCGGACGCCGGgatcatcttctctt comes from Triticum aestivum cultivar Chinese Spring chromosome 5B, IWGSC CS RefSeq v2.1, whole genome shotgun sequence and encodes:
- the LOC123112988 gene encoding probable cytokinin riboside 5'-monophosphate phosphoribohydrolase LOGL9, with amino-acid sequence MQGGGGCGMGETAAAAVPAKNHSGGVGEGAGVEVEEGPRFRRVCVFCGSSSGKRSSYRDAAVELAKELVARGMDLVYGGGSLGLMGEVSEAVHKGGGHVIGVIPTTLMGKEITGETVGEVVAVSGMHERKAAMARNADAFIALPGGYGTLDELLEVITWAQLGIHTKPVGLLNVDGYYDFLLAFIDKAVDDGFIRPSQRHIFVSAPDARDLVHKLEEYAAVEEEDPAAPKLRWEIGQVGYNATLHAGIAR